A genomic segment from Nicotiana tabacum cultivar K326 chromosome 7, ASM71507v2, whole genome shotgun sequence encodes:
- the LOC142182620 gene encoding uncharacterized protein LOC142182620, with amino-acid sequence MELPILRMMDFIQVKLQRWFYERRNKAEGTFYDVSCWVEKELKKKIDLAFTLNVFPVDSWRSRVEEEGITFLVDLNKRTCNFFQFPFDELPCRHAIAAIEKRNIKKSNFCSHWYLKESWLNTYERQIHPVGHTASWIVPESVKSQIIKPPDFKVSPGRRQKKRHIPATESSKITFKYGCCRRVGHNRTTCIYSQAVHPFSRKNRE; translated from the exons ATGGAGCTGCCTATATTAAGAATGATGGATTTCATCCAAGTGAAGCTACAACGTTGgttttatgaaagaagaaataaagcaGAAGGAACTTTTTATGACGTTTCTTGTTGGGTAgagaaggaattgaagaaaaagatagaTTTAGCATTTACTTTGAAT GTCTTCCCTGTTGATTCATGGCGTTCTAGAGTTGAGGAAGAAGGAATTACTTTCTTGGTGGacttaaacaaaagaacatgTAATTTTTTTCAGTTTCCATTTGATGAATTACCATGCAGACATGCAATTGCAGCTATCGAGAAGAGAAACATCAAGAAGTCCAACTTTTGCTCGCACTGGTACTTAAAGGAATCTTGGCTGAACACATATGAAAGACAGATACATCCTGTAGGACATACTGCTTCTTGGATTGTACCAGAGAGTGTTAAGTCACAAATTATTAAACCTCCAGATTTCAAAGTGTCACCAGGTAGAAGACAGAAGAAAAGGCATATTCCAGCTACCgagtcatcaaaaataacattcaaataTGGTTGTTGCAGAAGAGTTGGTCATAATAGAACAACTTGTATATATTCTCAAGCAGTCCATCCATTTTCAAGGAAGAATAGAGAATAG